The following proteins are co-located in the Mesorhizobium sp. M1E.F.Ca.ET.045.02.1.1 genome:
- a CDS encoding LysM peptidoglycan-binding domain-containing protein — translation MVRPITPAKPPVQPQKVDAKANAAQIARLEAQAAQLREQIRLANRMGERDWAAQARQQLSQVNTELSSLQPPPPAVVPTAPNLQIVNASTGTSGNGTTVVPALYQQPDLLGPTVTPVKLDGGTPEDNAAEAATARNIVNDVTGGKSIDQIASARGMTREQVIAALRSGGMTVSTTDPTSGNGDVQTTKITDASGRTVTQYYDYQHDSYYTSVQQQPNGAATTSPVRDGLGRKETSSYNSDTGAITTRYEDDLGTGTVTERTSLPNGASVETVTPGQGPSLPVTTVTGPDGRKTILAYSQDPGGTTTKDIKHDLADGKSIDQIAKENGLTNEQVIAELQAAGYQVTTQQATSDNGDVQSVQIVDPHTGDKTVYSYDYQHDERTVVTTADGKETSQSVDGNGGTRNSVRNTKTGETTTTIVDPKTGTETKIVTDKDGRVTTTTTEKINGGKPVEYEVKPNDNLTLIARKYGVSLDDLRRTNPDLFGSSRNPNIIHTGEKITIENGTRTTVEVTFNGYTLTTKPDGSMTLHNDTTGSDLKIEVGTAQQALAELLLAINPQSKDPEQAKTDTVLKTTLEGVLGGASPELAQEAADKQQAVKDAIKKYGGGKPATPNLDGSATSVGPFGEPPSATAPSGGKWVPLMVDGSWQWFDPEVAKAIAAENAVIARLGEAQAKPEQSGAQLDVYALDPEYKGAMKSAETTLDKVLAPYGLQWQAPEPKGTLADAQKRLTTANNMLQSASDARAEYEQGEKSLLDAIDKQATLPVLSDPSKPAVGTSGGPTREQINLQGKAEHAEVTQLFINAALHTARGNKATIDQMVGTTELELAGAKPGSPEYAEIKGRLDGLKKLQAPAASQVTLAEAYAEFGVAQKNAADLAVKAEPIKQALVARAMQRNPHHFDWDGYTNAAGEYTGKLKSQKVIEENGQLYLVNTYENDVFLDDNNNDTPVLKYALTYDRGDKNIRDDFRNDPLNKQWQQLLASTQSSASAPVCTPHGTGSQSALAAAKSKIIGVQVEQFDAQLQDAKTKLVDATTARDKAITEHGGGTVEAPAGTLKPGEKPVKITVNGHDLWVAPEVAAAYEKDGPGAIGASGKSVRIEMGGQWLWVHPEVAAAEIDRASAETEKNRLETWQHDVRPAMVAARDWYGFYASNPKLLTDGNEEHEARLKDTYFKEHKDQALASYQVELKQLYDNGFTGDYKQYKPGELSSTVARALGLDQSSEGVAKVTGEITDRAGENAEVKVVPIFSLDGGMESSTALFAIKSDGKEIGYVDSSGKYYGSFDEFQHENRIFSDKSKLILAKDGDMKLGADGFSLDEVEVADGRKVDFWDKATDIGLGIVAGAATIVSFVPGGQWAIPIAITSGAALGGKTLYKEGEHLLQGGDFDSQSAWNIATGVTAFLPVGAGALRTFGLARAGLSTSEAFAGGFGMARMSDASWGIGKLRVNVTQSSYAEQAASYLQSGSRLNTVAWGLDAGGVVTGVPVLARSAEDLAQHGGEMSFAELANAILGIGTGAVGTGLGGRSLLNNMPGAAGPRGGDGTPASGFPPPDPTGQRALPAGESEGRNPPPPTGDKGDPSGDGQPSRPMVLHELGPDGVYHPTDKLVFHDPDHPVIPGELIKTGEAGDDPTMPLGRDLDGSAERSSPIPADGDPIIVLSSEPTVTDGPVRLIWDPETRSFTGMPERDTSGYVYTSGKDPKTPSAYLDGLTTEQLVTRYEQEKGYYSSRELAERYGPNGIPETLRSTVDESAAPGGEPPAGGKPAKQRNWGDFRISALGRVRFNSDPINLAVHSIPGVPEAFQLGNPTWRSYMVGFGTRTSYRALWQSFADSIKYRSLEPVRYIFGKELGISIRPNEHRNITLAQLGLKVQRQTAFQFKGEDLLDAAHRGLFGDGSDSVFTVMPRSARVEGPAGNKGWAVELTFSLALRSKSAILSDGESDFFRQTADGKTEFYEFDGDVPYRKVYLEDKYYLTSLLSIEKRYEVAMNATLPEGTVVNSEFVDANKGVLDRLRLRAQFVVKDKQTAEALADNPDMSTIRGLVESGEIDAQKSILFIPGSKSGMRQSAVPGLALGETIVDLTGRSRRVWNAGASRLEVIVNEAFHKFLPSPDRILLRKLPAPYNHYVRSGGPIYINLFGKREAVASTLDVTIALRSPALKFRVPSVPFLQFPLAFTGEIRFFYRTNLPDVAPIVAKADFVRREFTFDDKLPVEIAVPRWLHELDQRADKGGGLAFPRGGRASLTKWLDEIETTATPSQKAEIEAFRQSTLLSLEDEAFIPPGAMSAVRDFLATQAKPTEMPPPEFIYLAPSDQQQSLARWYSENGVTASPPARPLAFRRPVPAAAGAANAASARQPASAETGTAAEVGQPRTLQLEDESGNVITAAVLGTEPKSAENVYVPPADGPQARGDEPELVHKSHILFRDPETGEAYVLPWIRGASEDHVPGGQGQPQGEPPDARPVPKAIEAAPPTTYSLQQVRNMRQPEKWKAGEVYTRELNGSPGEAHFPIEANPNGPYPVVGQGGRYVDSPVFKSQDEIEAIEVKTYHRWTTINGAAQMREVPLTPKLQEQINKDVALRNGNSGYQPRWVFLDAPPSAELQRALDDARIIGNIFGHNTPAATARRPQSATTEAAPGKTLRLEDESGKVIIAAMLGTEPRGPEQVYVPPSDGPRAPADAPEVADKTHILVYDSNTGEAVVLPWIRGASANHALTRDGVRATPLDQVPDLVMGDFQPNQIPWLKREQVAELTEQQFRDMDQAGLLPYLTKSQLRGIPKAKIRYVNIAGLDGKQVPWLTEGHIRNLTNQQFQDLGKAGLTPHLTKPQVQAIKGDKVKFVDMSTLEARQVPWFKPSQVEKFTSQQFEDLGEAGLLKNLGERQVQAIPETMIGSLDVAKLDPKQVPWLTEKQIPVLTRDQWGAFTIHHIEALTQKQIEAVTPKQFEEMSPGQFRKFTPEQFEWMSGDQTNALSVLQLTTFRATHKKAMTPDQAASVDLALSHARMRENAQALATFGGMSTTSYVLWSSLPPTWTATAGAVAFGVRGFVFGAQAIFPNATANHKPFGRFLNALGGATFIAAAPGAATGMIQGKDIVVNSTFSLGNVVYGTKSMLQSFTGRPVIRNLAEYLAGPGYVLGCAVYTLHSWPAPIATVAGTMFTFGCAEFWASAYRTDQMNRRSVPRTDADIAAAQKSDKRWAALDRWTLGITFGIGMLLFSLDSLLAEPWKGAATTPPADPKKPDGDGDASSQQPDDPSDGPGEPKTPPEDLPQLVVSADEGLNLRAQPDEDSAVVTVLQPGTFVEQTAKPATDPSGEAWIPVEGFGPDGKMHRGWVSGDYVEVHPEGRSNPEGRTNPTLEKDGYQWVEVKDGDSIRLIAKTHSADVAETVVLNMDHILSPDMIFSGDRIYLPAASIG, via the coding sequence ATGGTTCGCCCGATCACGCCCGCCAAGCCCCCGGTCCAGCCGCAAAAGGTCGATGCCAAGGCCAACGCCGCGCAGATTGCGCGGCTGGAAGCGCAGGCAGCTCAACTGCGGGAGCAGATCCGGCTCGCCAACAGGATGGGCGAGCGCGATTGGGCGGCACAGGCCCGCCAACAGCTGTCACAGGTGAATACGGAGCTGAGTTCGCTTCAACCACCGCCGCCAGCCGTAGTTCCGACAGCGCCGAACCTGCAAATCGTGAATGCGAGCACCGGCACCTCCGGCAATGGCACGACGGTGGTGCCCGCCCTCTACCAACAGCCGGACCTTTTAGGGCCTACCGTGACGCCGGTTAAGCTCGACGGCGGCACGCCCGAAGACAATGCCGCGGAAGCGGCGACGGCCCGCAATATCGTCAACGACGTCACGGGCGGCAAAAGCATCGACCAGATCGCATCGGCCCGCGGCATGACGCGTGAACAGGTCATCGCCGCGCTGAGGTCTGGCGGGATGACAGTGTCGACCACCGACCCGACCAGCGGCAATGGCGACGTGCAGACGACGAAGATCACCGATGCCAGCGGCCGCACGGTCACGCAATACTACGACTACCAGCATGACAGCTACTATACGAGCGTCCAGCAACAACCCAACGGGGCAGCGACCACCTCACCGGTCCGCGACGGGCTCGGCCGCAAGGAGACCAGCAGCTACAATTCCGACACCGGCGCCATCACGACGCGGTACGAGGACGATCTTGGGACGGGCACGGTCACCGAGCGGACCTCGCTGCCCAATGGCGCTTCGGTGGAAACGGTGACGCCTGGCCAAGGGCCATCGCTGCCTGTAACCACCGTCACCGGTCCGGATGGCCGCAAAACCATATTGGCGTACTCCCAGGATCCGGGAGGGACCACCACGAAGGACATCAAACACGATCTCGCCGACGGAAAAAGTATCGACCAGATCGCAAAGGAAAACGGCCTCACCAACGAACAGGTGATCGCCGAATTGCAGGCCGCCGGATATCAGGTCACGACCCAGCAAGCGACGAGCGACAATGGCGACGTGCAGTCGGTCCAGATCGTCGATCCGCATACCGGCGACAAGACGGTCTACTCCTACGACTATCAGCACGACGAACGCACCGTCGTGACCACGGCCGACGGCAAGGAAACGTCGCAATCCGTCGACGGCAACGGGGGGACCCGCAACAGCGTCCGCAATACCAAGACGGGCGAGACCACGACCACGATCGTCGATCCGAAGACAGGAACCGAAACCAAGATCGTCACCGACAAGGACGGCCGGGTGACGACGACCACCACCGAGAAGATCAATGGCGGCAAGCCTGTCGAGTACGAGGTCAAGCCGAACGACAATCTGACCCTGATCGCGCGGAAATATGGCGTGTCGCTGGATGATCTCAGGCGGACGAATCCGGACCTTTTCGGTTCGTCGCGCAACCCGAACATAATCCACACGGGCGAAAAAATTACCATCGAAAACGGTACGCGCACGACCGTGGAGGTCACCTTCAACGGCTATACGCTGACCACCAAGCCCGATGGCAGCATGACGCTGCATAACGACACCACCGGCTCCGACCTGAAGATCGAGGTTGGCACGGCGCAGCAGGCGTTGGCCGAACTGCTGCTGGCAATCAACCCGCAGAGCAAAGATCCCGAACAGGCCAAGACCGACACGGTTCTCAAGACGACTCTGGAAGGTGTGCTCGGCGGGGCAAGTCCCGAGCTTGCCCAAGAAGCCGCGGACAAGCAGCAAGCAGTAAAGGATGCGATCAAGAAATATGGCGGCGGCAAGCCGGCGACACCGAATCTCGACGGCAGCGCCACATCGGTTGGCCCGTTCGGCGAGCCGCCGTCGGCTACGGCTCCGTCAGGCGGCAAATGGGTGCCGCTGATGGTCGACGGGAGCTGGCAATGGTTCGATCCGGAAGTTGCCAAGGCGATCGCCGCCGAGAACGCCGTGATAGCGCGCCTCGGCGAAGCACAGGCAAAGCCTGAGCAGAGCGGGGCGCAGCTCGACGTCTATGCGCTGGATCCCGAATACAAGGGAGCCATGAAGAGTGCCGAGACGACACTCGACAAGGTCTTGGCGCCTTATGGGCTGCAATGGCAGGCCCCGGAGCCGAAAGGCACGCTGGCCGACGCGCAAAAGCGGCTGACCACCGCCAACAACATGCTCCAGAGTGCCAGCGATGCCAGGGCCGAGTACGAGCAGGGCGAGAAGAGCCTTCTTGATGCTATTGATAAGCAGGCAACCCTGCCGGTGCTCAGCGATCCGAGCAAGCCGGCCGTAGGGACTTCCGGCGGGCCTACCCGCGAGCAAATCAACCTGCAGGGCAAAGCCGAGCACGCTGAAGTCACGCAGCTCTTCATCAACGCGGCGCTGCACACTGCGCGGGGCAATAAGGCCACGATCGACCAGATGGTGGGTACGACTGAGCTGGAGCTCGCCGGGGCCAAACCGGGAAGCCCCGAATATGCCGAAATCAAGGGCAGGCTTGACGGACTGAAAAAGCTGCAGGCGCCGGCGGCCAGCCAGGTGACACTGGCCGAGGCGTATGCGGAATTTGGAGTTGCGCAAAAAAATGCGGCCGATCTTGCCGTCAAGGCCGAGCCGATCAAGCAAGCCTTGGTCGCGCGAGCGATGCAGAGAAATCCGCATCATTTTGATTGGGACGGCTACACGAACGCAGCGGGTGAGTACACCGGCAAACTGAAATCGCAGAAAGTTATCGAGGAAAACGGGCAGCTCTATCTCGTAAACACCTATGAGAATGATGTTTTCCTCGACGATAACAACAATGACACGCCGGTCCTGAAATATGCCCTGACTTACGATCGCGGTGACAAGAATATCAGGGACGATTTCCGCAACGATCCGCTCAACAAGCAGTGGCAGCAGTTATTGGCGTCGACGCAAAGCTCGGCTTCGGCGCCGGTCTGCACGCCCCATGGAACAGGTTCGCAATCGGCGCTGGCGGCCGCCAAATCCAAGATCATCGGCGTGCAGGTCGAGCAGTTCGATGCACAGCTGCAAGATGCGAAAACCAAGCTGGTCGACGCCACGACGGCCCGCGACAAGGCGATTACCGAGCATGGCGGGGGAACCGTCGAAGCGCCTGCCGGCACGCTTAAGCCTGGCGAAAAGCCGGTAAAGATCACGGTGAACGGTCACGATCTGTGGGTCGCACCGGAGGTTGCCGCCGCCTACGAAAAGGACGGGCCGGGCGCAATCGGTGCCAGCGGCAAGTCGGTCAGGATCGAGATGGGTGGGCAGTGGCTGTGGGTACATCCCGAAGTAGCGGCTGCGGAAATCGACAGGGCTTCGGCAGAAACCGAAAAGAACCGATTGGAGACATGGCAACATGATGTCCGCCCAGCGATGGTGGCGGCACGCGACTGGTACGGCTTCTATGCAAGCAACCCCAAGCTTCTGACGGATGGCAACGAGGAACACGAGGCGCGACTCAAAGACACTTACTTCAAGGAGCATAAGGATCAGGCGTTGGCCAGCTACCAGGTCGAGCTCAAGCAGTTGTATGACAACGGGTTCACAGGCGACTACAAGCAATACAAGCCCGGCGAACTGAGCAGCACGGTTGCCCGGGCACTTGGTCTCGACCAGTCAAGCGAGGGGGTGGCGAAGGTCACCGGGGAAATCACCGACCGCGCCGGCGAAAACGCTGAGGTCAAGGTCGTGCCGATCTTCTCGCTTGATGGTGGGATGGAATCGTCGACGGCATTGTTCGCGATCAAGAGCGACGGAAAGGAAATCGGCTATGTCGACAGCTCCGGCAAATATTACGGCAGCTTCGACGAATTCCAGCATGAGAATCGCATCTTCAGTGACAAGAGCAAGCTGATCCTGGCCAAGGACGGCGACATGAAACTCGGCGCCGATGGATTCTCACTCGACGAAGTGGAGGTCGCCGACGGACGCAAGGTGGATTTCTGGGACAAGGCCACCGACATCGGTCTTGGCATCGTTGCCGGCGCCGCCACCATCGTCTCGTTCGTGCCAGGCGGTCAATGGGCCATCCCTATCGCGATCACCTCCGGCGCAGCTCTTGGCGGCAAGACGCTTTACAAGGAAGGTGAGCACCTGCTTCAGGGCGGCGACTTCGATAGTCAGTCGGCCTGGAATATCGCGACCGGCGTGACTGCGTTCCTTCCCGTAGGAGCCGGTGCCCTGCGCACGTTCGGCCTGGCAAGGGCCGGCCTGTCCACGTCCGAGGCTTTCGCTGGCGGATTCGGTATGGCGCGCATGAGCGACGCCAGTTGGGGCATTGGCAAACTCCGCGTAAACGTAACGCAATCCTCTTATGCCGAGCAGGCAGCGAGCTATCTGCAAAGCGGCAGCAGGCTGAATACCGTTGCGTGGGGCCTTGATGCCGGAGGCGTTGTCACTGGTGTTCCGGTGCTTGCCAGGTCGGCCGAGGATCTGGCCCAGCATGGCGGCGAAATGTCATTTGCTGAACTTGCGAACGCCATCCTGGGCATCGGTACCGGCGCGGTCGGCACGGGCCTGGGCGGTCGTTCGCTGCTGAACAATATGCCTGGAGCGGCCGGCCCTCGGGGCGGCGACGGGACTCCCGCGTCGGGCTTTCCACCGCCAGATCCAACCGGTCAGCGCGCGTTGCCGGCCGGCGAGTCGGAGGGTCGGAACCCGCCGCCACCCACGGGTGACAAGGGTGATCCATCGGGCGACGGCCAGCCGTCGCGGCCGATGGTCTTGCATGAGCTAGGCCCCGACGGCGTCTATCACCCGACCGACAAACTGGTCTTCCACGATCCCGACCATCCCGTGATCCCTGGAGAACTGATCAAGACGGGTGAGGCCGGCGACGATCCGACGATGCCGCTGGGCCGCGATCTGGATGGCTCGGCCGAGCGAAGCTCGCCCATTCCCGCTGACGGCGATCCTATTATCGTGTTGTCGAGCGAGCCGACCGTGACAGACGGACCTGTGCGCCTCATATGGGACCCGGAGACGCGCAGTTTCACCGGCATGCCTGAACGAGACACGAGCGGCTACGTCTACACAAGCGGCAAGGACCCAAAGACACCTTCCGCCTATCTCGACGGCTTGACCACCGAACAACTCGTGACCCGTTACGAGCAGGAGAAAGGCTATTATTCCAGCCGTGAGCTGGCCGAGCGCTATGGTCCAAATGGTATTCCAGAAACGCTGCGCAGCACGGTGGACGAAAGCGCGGCTCCCGGCGGCGAGCCGCCCGCGGGCGGCAAGCCGGCCAAACAGCGGAATTGGGGAGATTTCAGGATATCCGCGCTCGGACGCGTCCGGTTCAATTCCGATCCGATAAACCTCGCTGTCCATTCGATCCCGGGTGTGCCGGAGGCATTCCAGCTGGGAAACCCGACCTGGCGGTCATACATGGTCGGGTTCGGAACACGCACCAGTTATCGTGCCCTTTGGCAGTCATTTGCCGACAGTATCAAATACCGGTCGCTCGAACCGGTACGCTACATTTTCGGCAAGGAATTGGGAATCTCCATTCGCCCCAACGAGCATCGCAATATCACGCTCGCACAGCTCGGCCTCAAAGTTCAGCGCCAGACCGCCTTTCAATTCAAAGGGGAGGATCTTCTCGACGCGGCACATCGAGGGCTGTTCGGCGACGGCTCGGATTCTGTCTTCACGGTCATGCCGCGTTCTGCCCGTGTCGAGGGTCCGGCAGGGAACAAGGGTTGGGCGGTGGAGCTCACCTTCAGCCTCGCCCTTCGCTCAAAATCGGCCATCTTGAGCGACGGTGAAAGCGACTTTTTCCGTCAAACAGCGGACGGCAAGACAGAATTCTATGAGTTCGACGGCGACGTTCCGTATCGGAAGGTTTATCTGGAAGACAAATATTATCTGACGAGTTTGCTAAGCATCGAGAAGCGCTACGAAGTGGCGATGAACGCGACATTGCCCGAGGGAACGGTCGTCAATTCAGAATTCGTCGACGCAAACAAGGGAGTACTTGACCGCCTCCGTTTGAGGGCCCAGTTCGTCGTGAAAGACAAACAAACGGCGGAGGCTCTTGCCGACAATCCTGACATGAGCACGATCCGAGGACTGGTCGAGTCGGGAGAAATCGACGCCCAGAAATCGATATTGTTCATTCCCGGCTCAAAAAGCGGGATGCGGCAATCTGCTGTTCCCGGATTGGCGCTGGGAGAGACAATTGTCGATCTCACTGGAAGAAGCCGACGTGTGTGGAATGCCGGCGCAAGCCGGCTCGAGGTCATCGTCAACGAGGCATTCCACAAATTCCTGCCAAGTCCGGATCGCATTTTACTGCGCAAACTGCCTGCGCCTTACAATCATTACGTTCGCTCGGGCGGTCCGATCTATATCAACCTTTTTGGCAAGCGTGAGGCTGTCGCGTCGACACTTGATGTCACGATTGCGCTGCGGAGCCCGGCCCTCAAGTTTCGCGTGCCCTCGGTCCCGTTCCTCCAATTCCCATTGGCGTTCACGGGCGAGATCAGGTTCTTTTACCGAACGAATTTGCCTGACGTTGCCCCGATCGTCGCGAAAGCCGACTTCGTTAGACGTGAATTTACCTTCGACGATAAACTGCCTGTGGAAATAGCGGTTCCACGCTGGTTGCATGAACTCGACCAGCGCGCCGACAAGGGGGGAGGTCTCGCATTTCCGAGAGGCGGCCGGGCGTCGTTGACAAAATGGCTGGATGAAATCGAAACCACCGCGACACCCAGTCAGAAGGCCGAGATCGAGGCGTTCCGCCAATCCACGTTGCTGTCGCTTGAGGACGAAGCTTTCATTCCACCTGGCGCGATGAGCGCCGTCCGTGACTTCCTAGCGACACAGGCAAAACCAACCGAGATGCCTCCGCCGGAATTTATCTATCTGGCACCATCCGACCAGCAGCAGTCGCTTGCACGCTGGTATAGTGAGAATGGGGTTACTGCTTCGCCTCCAGCCAGGCCTCTTGCGTTTCGACGGCCAGTGCCCGCGGCCGCCGGCGCCGCCAATGCGGCGTCGGCCAGGCAACCAGCTTCCGCCGAGACCGGCACAGCAGCCGAAGTCGGCCAGCCAAGAACCCTGCAGCTTGAGGACGAGAGCGGCAACGTGATCACCGCCGCAGTGCTGGGCACCGAGCCAAAGAGCGCGGAGAATGTCTATGTGCCTCCGGCCGACGGGCCACAGGCGCGCGGCGACGAACCGGAACTGGTGCACAAGTCGCATATTCTGTTCCGGGACCCGGAGACGGGAGAAGCATACGTCCTGCCGTGGATACGCGGCGCCTCCGAGGACCATGTGCCGGGCGGTCAAGGACAGCCGCAGGGTGAGCCACCGGACGCAAGGCCGGTCCCGAAGGCCATCGAGGCGGCGCCTCCAACGACATATTCGCTGCAGCAGGTCCGCAACATGCGGCAACCTGAAAAGTGGAAGGCCGGCGAGGTTTACACACGCGAGCTCAACGGATCGCCTGGAGAGGCGCATTTCCCGATCGAGGCCAATCCGAATGGTCCCTATCCTGTCGTTGGCCAAGGTGGGCGATATGTGGATTCGCCTGTCTTCAAGAGCCAGGACGAAATCGAGGCGATCGAGGTCAAGACCTACCACCGCTGGACGACTATCAACGGCGCCGCCCAGATGCGCGAAGTTCCGCTCACGCCAAAACTGCAGGAGCAGATCAACAAGGACGTCGCGCTGCGCAACGGGAACTCGGGCTATCAACCTCGCTGGGTCTTCCTCGATGCGCCGCCTTCCGCTGAATTGCAGCGGGCGCTCGATGACGCGCGAATCATCGGCAACATCTTCGGACACAACACACCCGCCGCGACAGCGCGGCGGCCGCAATCGGCAACAACCGAAGCCGCTCCGGGCAAAACCCTGCGGCTCGAGGACGAGAGCGGCAAGGTGATCATCGCGGCAATGCTGGGCACCGAACCAAGGGGGCCGGAACAGGTTTATGTGCCACCTTCAGACGGGCCGCGCGCGCCTGCCGACGCTCCGGAGGTGGCGGACAAGACGCACATACTGGTGTACGATTCCAACACCGGCGAAGCCGTTGTCCTGCCTTGGATACGCGGTGCTTCCGCCAACCATGCACTCACCCGAGATGGCGTCAGAGCGACCCCGCTTGACCAGGTGCCGGATCTCGTCATGGGCGATTTCCAGCCGAACCAGATTCCATGGCTCAAGCGCGAGCAGGTGGCCGAGCTGACTGAACAGCAGTTCCGCGACATGGATCAGGCCGGCTTGCTGCCCTATCTGACCAAGAGCCAACTGCGCGGTATCCCGAAGGCAAAGATACGCTACGTCAACATCGCGGGACTCGACGGGAAACAGGTTCCTTGGCTCACCGAGGGCCACATCCGGAATCTGACCAACCAGCAGTTCCAGGATCTCGGCAAGGCCGGTTTGACGCCTCACCTGACGAAACCACAGGTGCAGGCGATTAAAGGAGACAAGGTCAAGTTCGTCGACATGTCGACGTTGGAAGCGCGCCAGGTTCCGTGGTTCAAGCCCAGCCAGGTCGAGAAGTTCACGTCACAGCAGTTCGAGGATCTGGGCGAGGCTGGATTGCTGAAGAATCTCGGCGAGCGCCAGGTTCAGGCGATCCCTGAAACCATGATCGGGTCCCTGGACGTTGCGAAGCTCGATCCCAAGCAGGTGCCGTGGCTGACCGAGAAGCAGATCCCGGTGCTGACCCGCGATCAATGGGGGGCCTTCACGATCCACCACATCGAAGCTCTGACCCAGAAGCAGATCGAAGCGGTGACACCAAAACAGTTCGAGGAAATGAGCCCCGGCCAATTCCGCAAGTTCACGCCTGAGCAGTTCGAGTGGATGAGCGGGGATCAGACGAATGCGCTGTCCGTGCTGCAACTGACGACGTTCCGGGCGACCCACAAAAAGGCGATGACGCCGGATCAGGCTGCCAGCGTCGATCTGGCGCTGAGCCATGCCAGGATGCGGGAAAACGCCCAGGCGCTCGCCACCTTCGGCGGCATGTCGACCACCTCCTACGTGTTGTGGAGCTCGTTGCCGCCGACCTGGACCGCCACCGCCGGAGCGGTGGCATTTGGCGTGCGAGGCTTCGTTTTCGGCGCGCAGGCGATCTTCCCCAACGCAACCGCGAATCACAAGCCGTTCGGGCGGTTCCTCAACGCGCTCGGCGGAGCCACATTCATTGCCGCGGCGCCAGGCGCCGCGACCGGGATGATCCAGGGCAAGGATATTGTCGTCAACAGCACGTTCTCGCTCGGCAACGTCGTCTATGGCACGAAGTCGATGCTGCAATCGTTCACCGGCAGGCCGGTGATCCGAAACCTGGCCGAATATCTGGCCGGACCCGGCTATGTGCTTGGCTGCGCCGTCTATACGCTGCACTCCTGGCCGGCGCCGATCGCCACAGTCGCCGGCACCATGTTCACGTTCGGCTGCGCGGAGTTCTGGGCGTCGGCCTACAGAACGGACCAGATGAATCGCCGTTCGGTGCCGCGAACCGATGCCGATATCGCGGCGGCGCAAAAGTCCGACAAACGATGGGCTGCATTGGATCGATGGACCCTGGGCATCACCTTCGGCATTGGAATGCTTCTCTTCTCGCTGGACTCCCTGCTCGCGGAGCCTTGGAAGGGCGCGGCGACGACCCCTCCAGCCGATCCGAAAAAACCGGATGGCGATGGCGATGCGTCGTCGCAGCAACCCGATGATCCTTCGGATGGTCCCGGTGAGCCGAAAACCCCGCCCGAAGACCTCCCGCAACTCGTGGTATCGGCGGATGAGGGGCTGAATTTGCGGGCGCAGCCCGACGAGGATTCGGCCGTGGTGACGGTTCTGCAGCCCGGCACGTTCGTCGAACAGACCGCGAAGCCGGCCACCGATCCATCAGGAGAGGCATGGATACCTGTCGAAGGTTTCGGACCGGACGGCAAAATGCATCGCGGCTGGGTTTCCGGCGACTATGTCGAGGTTCATCCCGAGGGCCGCAGCAATCCCGAAGGCCGCACGAACCCGACGCTGGAGAAAGACGGCTACCAGTGGGTCGAGGTGAAAGACGGCGACAGCATTCGCCTGATCGCCAAGACCCATTCAGCGGATGTGGCGGAGACGGTGGTGCTCAATATGGATCATATCCTAAGCCCGGACATGATCTTCTCGGGCGATCGCATCTATCTTCCGGCCGCTTCGATCGGCTGA